From Bacteroidales bacterium, one genomic window encodes:
- a CDS encoding MATE family efflux transporter, which yields MSNVKRINKSVLALAFPSILANITVPLVGMVDLGVAGRLGDAVAIGAMAIGTMLFDLLYWNMGFLRVGTSGMVAQAYGRRDFSDAMKIFSQGLGTAVIIALLIWIIQYLYVNLALLVIPCSPEVAVLAKEYYFIRIWAAPATLSLFVFKGFFIGMQNAISPMIADITVNVVNLLASIWFALHMGMGFRGIAFAVLLAQYTGLILCIILTIVYYRKLFKYFNFHDSLKLKHLKKFFSINGDLFVRSLCFLCIYAGFTSFSANYGDELLAVSTIMMKLLLLYSFFIDGFAFAGEALTGKYIGAQDKDSLKTSVKVIFWWCGGIAVVSTFCYLFGGKGMVMMLTDSKQVIEDSVPFLPWLWVMPAFSCIAFTWDGIFIGATATRSIMHLMLVAVAGFFASYFLLKDIIGIQALYVAFMLHNLIRTVYMCITAHKQVFGRILVK from the coding sequence ATGAGCAACGTCAAAAGGATAAATAAGAGCGTACTCGCTCTGGCCTTCCCAAGCATTCTTGCCAACATTACCGTGCCGCTGGTTGGAATGGTTGACCTTGGTGTTGCCGGCCGCCTTGGAGACGCCGTGGCTATTGGAGCAATGGCAATTGGCACGATGCTTTTTGATTTGCTCTACTGGAACATGGGCTTTTTAAGAGTGGGCACCAGCGGCATGGTTGCACAGGCTTATGGCAGAAGAGATTTTTCCGACGCCATGAAAATTTTCTCCCAGGGGCTTGGGACTGCTGTGATTATTGCGCTGCTAATCTGGATAATACAATATTTATACGTTAATCTTGCACTGCTTGTAATACCATGTTCTCCGGAGGTTGCAGTACTCGCAAAAGAGTATTACTTCATAAGAATATGGGCTGCTCCCGCCACGCTTTCACTATTTGTGTTCAAAGGATTTTTCATTGGAATGCAAAATGCAATAAGTCCAATGATAGCAGATATAACGGTTAACGTTGTAAACCTGCTGGCCAGCATCTGGTTTGCATTGCACATGGGAATGGGATTCCGCGGAATTGCTTTTGCGGTTTTGCTTGCTCAATATACAGGCCTGATACTCTGTATTATACTCACTATAGTCTATTACAGAAAATTGTTTAAATATTTTAATTTTCACGATAGTTTAAAATTAAAGCACCTTAAAAAATTCTTCTCAATTAACGGAGATTTATTTGTGCGCTCTCTTTGCTTTCTTTGCATCTATGCCGGATTCACCTCTTTTTCAGCAAATTACGGCGACGAACTATTGGCGGTAAGTACAATAATGATGAAGCTGCTTTTGCTTTACTCTTTCTTTATAGATGGTTTTGCATTTGCAGGAGAAGCTCTCACGGGAAAATACATAGGAGCTCAAGACAAGGATTCTCTTAAAACTTCTGTTAAAGTAATTTTTTGGTGGTGCGGCGGAATAGCCGTTGTATCAACATTTTGCTACTTGTTTGGAGGAAAGGGAATGGTGATGATGCTTACAGATAGCAAACAGGTAATAGAAGATTCCGTTCCGTTTTTACCTTGGCTTTGGGTTATGCCTGCATTCAGTTGTATTGCATTTACGTGGGACGGAATTTTTATTGGCGCTACAGCAACAAGGTCAATCATGCATTTGATGCTGGTTGCCGTCGCCGGTTTCTTTGCTTCATATTTCCTTTTAAAAGACATAATAGGTATCCAAGCTCTCTATGTTGCCTTTATGTTACATAACTTAATAAGAACGGTTTATATGTGCATAACTGCACACAAACAAGTTTTCGGAAGGATTTTAGTTAAATAA
- a CDS encoding insulinase family protein, whose protein sequence is MKKIFLIAVAMCLAATFSFAQKRTKDLPIATDKNYIVGKLDNGLTYYIRRNTNPAGIADFYIADNVGSLQEDESQRGLAHFLEHMAFNGTKNFPKQALRNILAANSVRFGNNLNAYTSQDRTVYNIDAVPTKRASFVDTVILMLHDWSSFISCEPEEIEAERGVIREEWRMRDDVKSRMMKTIYDLDYAGSRFAQRDPIGLMDVVNNFPPQVLIDYYHKWYRPDLQAIVIVGDIDPAKIEASIKRIFSDIPAVKNGAKRETYKVDYAGKNQVGYFVDPETRAIAAKLDIRYPYFDDKFISTNEYLQQTLIREVISTAMNNRFVQERKEPDAATKRCVLAMDRLYYDCNIMRFTSVPVNNNYRKAMVALYKDAAQMLKYGFSEDEVAEAAAEVKGRYTRDIKGLYDPDSRTYVGIAVQNFTRKSPLFDTKAYADNNVKMLSELTAKDVNDYVKKIKYNNSVSVLVAPKSLEKILPTESELNAIRDSVNKSKIEPFAFKAAGKFVFSKNLKPVSVISTEKYAAVDSTTVFTLPGNTKVYWRETKPDVEKRVMMKAYRNGGLSVVKDEIASRRAKVAAGCMGAVVFGDLKRDEIAKLMSGKNMRLSPESHYREDAISGVFKVEDAEKFFQMLYAQVTDPQLDTEALSNTKKSSIASLELPKSELGKYIDTLEKVTYYPTPLQQEVKTQDVKDFTADMLMKYYKEHFSNRSGMTYIFSGPMSAKTVKPLIEKYIGNMPTGSENAKSNKGNYMLKGKRDFVFNAHDIKSTVCDITVDATGFGEYSTKQIIAARFLCSALRDRYIQILREKMGGTYSVSVSPTYNTAPEKYLCVTVSYTAGAKNLDALNKAVYTEFDNVVKNGVTDEEMETFRKFLNKSIKEKDYSRISWISRIEDNLTDGEYKDTDDLAIINAMTKEDVQNVAKNIFGQNNIFTQIYKPADDNKTADTK, encoded by the coding sequence ATGAAAAAAATATTCCTCATTGCGGTGGCTATGTGCCTGGCCGCTACATTTTCATTCGCACAAAAAAGAACTAAAGATTTACCTATCGCGACAGATAAGAATTATATCGTCGGCAAGTTGGACAATGGTCTTACTTATTACATAAGAAGGAACACAAATCCTGCCGGCATCGCAGATTTTTATATTGCAGATAACGTTGGCTCATTACAAGAGGACGAGTCTCAGAGAGGACTTGCCCATTTCCTTGAGCACATGGCATTTAACGGAACCAAGAATTTTCCCAAGCAAGCTCTTAGAAATATTCTTGCCGCTAACAGCGTAAGATTTGGCAACAATTTAAATGCTTACACTTCACAGGACAGAACAGTCTATAATATTGATGCCGTTCCTACAAAGAGAGCATCATTTGTGGATACTGTAATTTTAATGTTGCATGACTGGTCTTCATTTATTTCTTGTGAGCCGGAGGAGATAGAGGCGGAGAGAGGCGTTATAAGAGAGGAGTGGAGAATGAGAGATGACGTTAAGAGCAGAATGATGAAAACTATTTATGATTTGGACTATGCAGGCTCCCGTTTTGCTCAGAGAGATCCTATAGGCCTTATGGATGTTGTAAATAATTTTCCTCCTCAGGTCTTGATAGATTATTATCACAAATGGTACAGACCAGATTTGCAGGCTATTGTAATTGTCGGAGATATTGACCCGGCCAAAATAGAAGCCAGCATCAAGAGAATCTTCAGCGATATCCCTGCCGTAAAGAACGGAGCTAAGAGAGAGACATACAAAGTTGATTATGCAGGCAAAAATCAGGTTGGTTACTTTGTAGATCCTGAGACCAGAGCCATTGCTGCAAAACTAGATATAAGATATCCTTACTTTGATGATAAGTTTATCTCTACAAATGAGTACTTACAGCAAACCCTTATAAGAGAGGTCATTTCAACTGCTATGAACAACCGTTTTGTACAAGAGAGAAAAGAGCCTGATGCAGCAACAAAAAGATGTGTTCTTGCAATGGACAGACTTTATTATGATTGCAACATTATGAGATTTACCTCCGTTCCTGTAAATAACAATTATAGAAAAGCAATGGTAGCACTTTATAAAGATGCTGCCCAAATGTTGAAATACGGTTTCTCAGAGGATGAGGTTGCAGAGGCTGCAGCTGAGGTAAAAGGCAGATATACCAGAGACATAAAAGGATTATATGATCCTGATAGCAGAACTTACGTAGGTATTGCAGTTCAGAATTTTACAAGGAAGTCTCCTTTGTTTGACACAAAGGCTTATGCAGATAATAATGTAAAAATGCTTAGCGAGCTTACTGCAAAAGATGTTAATGATTACGTTAAGAAAATAAAATACAACAACAGCGTTTCTGTTTTGGTTGCTCCTAAGAGTTTAGAGAAAATACTCCCGACAGAGAGTGAATTGAATGCCATCAGAGATTCTGTGAATAAATCAAAGATTGAACCTTTTGCATTTAAGGCTGCAGGTAAATTTGTATTCTCTAAAAATTTGAAGCCTGTTTCTGTAATCTCTACTGAGAAATATGCTGCGGTAGATTCAACTACTGTCTTCACATTGCCCGGAAACACAAAGGTTTACTGGAGAGAAACAAAGCCAGATGTAGAGAAGAGAGTAATGATGAAAGCTTACAGAAACGGCGGTCTTTCAGTTGTTAAAGATGAAATTGCATCAAGACGTGCAAAAGTTGCTGCAGGTTGTATGGGAGCAGTTGTATTTGGAGACCTTAAGAGAGATGAAATTGCAAAGCTTATGAGCGGCAAAAATATGAGACTTTCACCAGAGTCCCATTATAGGGAAGATGCAATAAGCGGCGTATTCAAAGTAGAAGATGCGGAGAAATTCTTCCAGATGTTATACGCTCAAGTTACTGATCCTCAGTTGGACACAGAGGCTTTGAGCAACACAAAGAAATCCAGCATTGCATCTTTGGAACTTCCAAAGAGTGAACTTGGCAAATACATAGATACTCTGGAGAAGGTAACTTATTATCCAACTCCTCTTCAGCAAGAAGTTAAGACCCAGGATGTTAAAGATTTCACTGCTGACATGTTGATGAAATATTACAAAGAGCATTTCAGCAATCGCTCCGGCATGACATACATTTTCAGCGGCCCGATGAGCGCAAAAACTGTTAAGCCTCTTATTGAAAAATATATTGGCAACATGCCTACGGGAAGTGAAAATGCAAAGAGCAATAAGGGCAATTATATGCTTAAAGGAAAGAGAGATTTTGTCTTTAACGCACATGATATAAAGAGTACTGTCTGCGATATTACAGTAGATGCTACCGGATTTGGAGAGTATAGCACCAAGCAAATTATTGCTGCAAGATTCTTATGCAGTGCTTTGAGAGACAGATATATACAGATATTGAGAGAGAAGATGGGCGGCACTTATAGCGTAAGCGTATCTCCTACATACAATACTGCACCTGAGAAATATTTATGTGTTACTGTCAGCTACACTGCAGGAGCAAAAAATCTTGACGCATTGAATAAGGCCGTTTATACTGAATTTGACAATGTCGTAAAGAATGGTGTTACAGATGAAGAGATGGAGACTTTCCGCAAGTTCCTTAACAAGTCAATTAAAGAGAAGGATTACTCCCGCATTAGTTGGATTAGCAGAATTGAAGATAATCTTACAGACGGAGAGTACAAAGACACAGATGATTTGGCAATAATCAATGCAATGACAAAAGAGGATGTGCAGAATGTTGCTAAGAACATCTTTGGACAGAATAACATTTTCACTCAGATTTATAAACCTGCAGATGATAACAAAACGGCAGATACCAAGTAA